The Syntrophorhabdales bacterium genome segment TTACGATCCGCTCTGGGCAGGCATCATGGTGGCCTGCACGGTCTGCATAGGGTCGGTTATCCCACCGGTTGCTATCTGTGTCTTTGTGGTTAAGAACATCACGAAGGCGCCCATGAACCTGATATACAAAGGCGTCTATCCATTCCTCGCATCGATGATCGTCTGCATGATACTCTTGTTTATATTCCCTGAGCTCGCCACCTACCTGCCGGCGGTGTTGATGAAATGAGCGCGGCGTGCGATGTGTACTAACCTTGCGGTAAGGAGGCGGTAAAATCCCTTGAACAGTGAACGAGTAATAGCCTGCATGCAGTGCGGAAAATGCACAGGAAGCTGTCCTGAAGCGGGAAAGACACCTTTCAACATCAGAATGATCATACGGAAGAAGCAGTTTCAGCGCGCTGTTGAAGAGGCGTTGCCGTGGTATTGCACTTCCTGCAGCACGTGCACGATACGCTGCCCGCGGGACGTGAAGCCCTCGGAGGTCATCATCGATATGAGGTCTGTCCTGATCGAGGATGGTCGCATACCTGTGACTATCCAGAAGGCCCTTGAAAATACCTTCGTGCAGAAGAACCCCTGGGGGAAGCCAAGGAGCAAGCGCGCCGAGTGGATCGGAAAGCTTGATTTCGAGGTCCCTCACATCTCTGAGACAAAAGAAAAGCGGCTACTCTTCGCCTGTTGCATACAGGCATACGATCCAAGATGTATGGTGATACCCGTCAACGTGGCTCGGCTGCTTCACAGCACGGGCGTAGAGTTCGGCGTTCTCGGCGAAGAAGAGGCTTGCTGCGGAAACGAGATACGCAGGATGGGGGAGGTAGGACTCTTCGAAGAACTGCGAGAAGAAAACAGCGGTAATTTTGCAGAATATGGAGTCAAGGAGATTATAACCCTATCTCCGCACTGTATGAA includes the following:
- a CDS encoding (Fe-S)-binding protein, with product MNSERVIACMQCGKCTGSCPEAGKTPFNIRMIIRKKQFQRAVEEALPWYCTSCSTCTIRCPRDVKPSEVIIDMRSVLIEDGRIPVTIQKALENTFVQKNPWGKPRSKRAEWIGKLDFEVPHISETKEKRLLFACCIQAYDPRCMVIPVNVARLLHSTGVEFGVLGEEEACCGNEIRRMGEVGLFEELREENSGNFAEYGVKEIITLSPHCMNTFRKEYGDLGIRILHYSEKVKELLEGGSLKPERRYDKKVVYHDPCFLGKQNAIFDEPRVLLAKAIGSDLLEFTRMRENSLCCEGGGGRMFFDVEATYQRNSEVRVKEALDMGAEIIATSCPFCVMNLEDPATEKGLSVKEVSEILMEVI